From Apium graveolens cultivar Ventura chromosome 9, ASM990537v1, whole genome shotgun sequence, the proteins below share one genomic window:
- the LOC141685652 gene encoding uncharacterized protein LOC141685652, with the protein MLHIDGAVNNSGSSTGIVLITPEGHRLMSAIHFKFYVTNNDAEYEALINGLKVALEVGAVNLIVQSDSELVVNQVNGGFQARGPWTELYMRCAQRLLKKFENAKLESVP; encoded by the coding sequence ATGTTACATATCGATGGGGCCGTGAACAACAGTGGATCAAGTACCGGAATTGTCTTAATCACTCCGGAGGGGCACCGTTTGATGAGTGCTATCCATTTCAAGTTTTATGTCACTAACAATGACGCTGAGTATGAAGCTTTGATCAACGGTCTGAAAGTAGCTCTGGAGGTGGGAGCTGTGAATCTGATAGTTCAGAGTGACTCCGAATTAGTTGTGAACCAAGTCAACGGAGGTTTCCAGGCCAGGGGACCATGGACGGAGTTATATATGAGATGTGCGCAACGCCTattgaaaaaatttgaaaatgCCAAGCTAGAAAGTGTTCCATGA
- the LOC141685653 gene encoding uncharacterized protein LOC141685653 has protein sequence MVLWSYNATPRLTTGETPFLLTYGYEAMVPVEVGVGSLRRDVFVEGDAEVNQRFHLDLLDEARINSQLKLAAYQQRITRYFNKKVKSVSFKVGDLVLRKVMPNTKIAQHGVLGANWEGPYKVKAILWKGTYRLEDLDGKPIPRAWNAEHLRKYYQ, from the coding sequence ATGGTCCTCTGGTCTTACAATGCAACTCCCAGATTGACTACAGGAGAAACCCCATTTCTACTGACTTATGGGTATGAGGCCATGGTTCCCGTGGAGGTAGGAGTTGGATCCCTCCGGAGAGACGTGTTTGTTGAGGGAGATGCAGAAGTTAACCAGAGGTTCCACTTGGATTTGTTAGATGAAGCCCGAATAAACTCTCAATTAAAGCTTGCTGCATATCAGCAGAGAATCACAAGGTATTTTAATAAAAAGGTAAAATCCGTGTCATTCAAGGTTGGGGATCTTGTGTTGCGAAAAGTTATGCCTAACACTAAGATAGCTCAGCACGGGgtgcttggagctaattgggaaggaccgtacaagGTCAAAGCTATACTCTGGAAGGGAACATATCGCTTGGAAGATCTGGATGGTAAACCTATTCCTCGAGCATGGAATGCGGAACATTTAcgaaagtattatcagtag